The following are encoded together in the Perca fluviatilis chromosome 23, GENO_Pfluv_1.0, whole genome shotgun sequence genome:
- the nup50 gene encoding nuclear pore complex protein Nup50 encodes MAKRIADKELTDRNWDQEEEGEEAGTFCVASEDVLKSRAIKKAKRRNIGESEGSGSFKGFKGFSLTSAAAPAASGGSAPTAFSGFGNGGGFKGLGTLTNGNSIAPSFGGFSSPAVTPTPTPGLTFNGPASADITAKQTNGSAPSPTQSPSLGGGGVIVNGNNKEYSRQLTALNCSVRDWITKHVNGNPLCDLNPIFRDYERHLASIERQYGAGGASADGAGSEEEKKKKQQQQQGGMLPTRASPPPPPPSSSSSSSSSSSGSRSSPAAPAPAAATFFSYSKNSTEDSAAPAAPMNTGVTFNFGQKVDSSVLGCVGSKTTPPGFSFGSGAASSSSSSLFGAPGAFGAKSEDARPADVNGDEETEEPPKPEVKEVKEDNAFYSKKCKLFYKKESSFKEKGVGTLHLKHTQDGKIQMIIRADTNLGNILLNIMLQASMPCSRVGKNNVMVVCVPNPPVDDKDPGSPVPLLIRVKTAEDADELHKTLEEKRG; translated from the exons ATGGCGAAGAGGATCGCTGACAAAGAGCTAACGGACAGGAACTGGgatcaggaggaggagggagaggag GCCGGGACGTTTTGTGTTGCAAGTGAAGATGTGTTGAAGAGCCGGGCGATCAAGAAGGCCAAACGCAGAAATATTGGAGAG AGCGAGGGTAGCGGATCCTTCAAAGGTTTTAAAGGCTTCTCTCTGACCTCGGCGGCGGCGCCGGCGGCGAGCGGAGGCTCGGCTCCAACGGCGTTTTCTGGTTTTGGGAACGGAGGCGGCTTCAAGGGCCTCGGCACCCTGACCAACGGGAACAGCATCGCGCCTTCGTTCGGAGGCTTCTCGTCTCCCGCGGTAACGCCCACTCCTACGCCTG GTCTAACATTCAATGGCCCCGCCTCCGCTGACATCACGGCCAAGCAGACCAATGGCTCGGCTCCGAGCCCGACTCAAAGCCCGAGCCTCGGCGGCGGCGGTGTCATCGTCAACGGCAACAACAAGGAGTACAGCCGGCAGCTCACGGCTCTCAACTGCTCGGTGCGCGACTGGATCACCAAGCACGTGAACGGCAACCCTCTGTGTGATCTCAACCCCATCTTCAGGGATTACGAGCGCCACCTGGCCAGCATCGAGCGCCAGTATGGAGCCGGGGGGGCGTCCGCTGACGGCGCAGGCTccgaggaggagaagaagaagaagcagcagcagcagcagggaggGATGCTGCCAACCAgagcctctcctcctcctcctcctccctcctcctcttcttcttcttcttcttcctcctccggTAGCAGAAGCAGCCCAGCCGCTCCAGCTCCAGCCGCCGCCACTTTTTTCTCCTATAGCAAGAATTCGACAGAAGACTCGGCCGCCCCCGCGGCTCCGATGAACACCGGCGTCACGTTTAACTTCGGGCAGAAGGTGGACAGCTCCGTCCTCGGCTGCGTAGGGTCCAAGACGACTCCCCCCGGCTTCTCGTTCGGCTCCGgcgccgcctcctcctcctcctcctctctgttcgGAGCGCCGGGAGCCTTCGGGGCAAAGTCCGAGGACGCTCGGCCCGCAG ACGTGAACGGAGACGAAGAGACGGAGGAGCCGCCCAAACCGGAGGTCAAAGAAGTGAAAGAGGACAACGCCTTCTACTCAAAGAA gTGTAAACTGTTCTACAAGAAGGAGTCCTCGTTCAAAGAGAAAGGAGTGGGAACTCTGCACCTCAAACACACCCAGGACGGGAAGATTCAGATGATCATTCGCGCCGACACTAATCTGG gaaACATCCTGCTGAACATCATGCTGCAGGCGTCCATGCCGTGCTCCCGCGTGGGGAAGAACAACGTGATGGTGGTGTGCGTCCCCAACCCGCCCGTCGACGACAAGGACCCCGGCAGCCCCGTGCCGCTGCTCATCAGGGTCAAAACCGCAGAGGACGCAGACGAGCTGCACAAAACcctggaggagaagagaggctga